One stretch of Streptomyces sp. R21 DNA includes these proteins:
- a CDS encoding neuraminidase-like domain-containing protein yields MSETDRQGTVTGTVTRPDGSGAAGVTITVSARLLRTERPVGEAVTDASGRYRIPYTSLAGPPDLVVRAAADGYPGTETVLENPGPATTADLVLPPDGRSEYATVLADLAPHLDGTSLADLNRGDFAYLARVTGRDPLQCAHLTTADGHATATGLSAEAFYGLLRQGLGPGLAQLVARPEADLGAALHAAADAGTIGPGLDADAFVTALRVQEATALAAAIGEESPVTALFALALPEQAVRERAFHTWLGRKPGSAAFWTALRADEQTAPHADRLRLSLRLGALTGNNIPLVRLLLDRFDEGHLGHPRDLARIDTADWARLIETAGGPPQHVTALAADTGTAPTTDYADLVAALAAEAYPTAHIAHGLATEDPEAPAARFLAENPQFDLVATPVTTVTVPDESARAELGGIQRLMKLSPRYPAVRAVRAAGFDSAAAIAELPEGEFTARLTSTTEGIDAEQAAAVHARARYVHAATVNLVADLRTVGQFKVPWLAGLPSAQALAEQVPGWDELFGPADYCACSDCRSVTGQAAYLVDLLMYLRRLDYGDGSVARELKRRRADLWDVQLTCDNTNLQLPYVDLVCEVLETAVVHGSTEPGATDRQTSGDPALLRVQPQHIDPVAYDRLRTAVYPWNLPFDLWGEQIRTCLDHLGVRRHQLMATLRPAAAASTPVAVEALGLPPVAGAVIAGEPVSPGRTVAEFYGRPAATPAAVLLNDLSTVRNLLDAASMRYAELLAALDTRFVNPGTALTVVSTDPADPCNTRLMTVQGLSLPALDRLHRFTRLRRALDLPAADLDLLLYTGPGPGRLDSAFLRGLVAVRRLTARLDLTLEQVVCFYDNLPTHRYETADQLPLYDRLFADPSVVTAEPGQADPFALNADRTELKVIGSLVDPVVTAALLAVLEITDEELAELVTGRRSVTPSRLLDLANLTALYRTVTLARALELPVPELLRLIELYGNGGPFPTDFDDYDGGEPELLSGRPVRHPAPWPSVPGGPDPELVGGAPMARPGHPDAPRTPSAPVDELVPVTEQFLDAVDELLARGFTVPEVDAVLTGSVPAHDGPLPDDTVLAVTLTGLRSALQAVHQQTAQTADDKGDLTHKGLALLGWDAALVDEVMTTLLGTAVYTAELAALPTGVALPPAMKFEPPEPGSAETGRLLITGPMSTALRDRLANRAVPAFAAAVKTLYQAPRVYVTTRMKALRLPVYAAPLESQPVDLKLPAALAGKVFYDVSALALRCKAYLSGDELTALRAASADDRFRAAVDALGIAQEADPEPGNAFLGAEDAAAMFDAENVSPAARFARVLTKLNPYLRRTLSEITVKQQLGAAVGLDQASADVLLGGWLRSPSKPLALEDFLTSRFVGSDPSVVITRGGFPEQFTTLILLHRVALVLTRLRITAEQIPWVFDFAASSGWLDLNLLPPRPFPGASPIFARFVRLLDLARLRDRIPGAARTLRAVFTVARDPQATVDTVLDEIGAQTRWDRADLGTLCGPDLLNLPAPADLRAETGLRALLAAVTLLRRTGVSAERATGWLAPAPTAQAAQAAWQAAKAQHPLADWPATGGALQDRLRERRRASLVAYLTANPFLDQRGLPYWHDSATLFDYFLLDVEMGACQLTTRIAQAVFSVQLFVQRLRLNLEYVSPNPYGPDLWRDWDWMRSYRLWEANQKIFLYPENYFEPDLRTTKSPFFTELENTLLQKELTSENAVRAVEQYVAQLDKASRMRPCGVYTDVPEGTESTLYVCAHTVSTPREYYIRSWTRKREWTPWERIDLDIESDTLIPVVWNGRLHLFWPTYTLASDPGEVKMPQGNTAMGQPERYWKAQLNWSRRVNGTWEAKRSTKGTLRIDAPEYNRDPEYFTTRYPWHQNFCFRPFIDPRSGDLVVFCVSRFWGEGDGTVNLNSGSFRFSPGLGETVLDDIAFHLTPYEEAPAVPVIYRTPTEFSHNEKVELPHDIEMPAYDGHVFVIDPSRRFTDQANNSIHVLRQTPGVQLYRILNATQIPLTWDQFAVFFSDSERCFLIEGHPNALPMLRDELAPGREFNRPALTAGSELVALAQSGNFSRELSPPDGAPAPSALGTAADPVALAASGTVSFQRFYHPRMRYFAQVLAASGPDALYERDLQIWPGGFDFREWYDANTDNVVGPYPGEPVEFALTDAYGDYNWELFFHVPLLIAQRLSANQRFEEAQQWFHYIFDPSNRENYYPRPQRFWITKPFHEANDDTYIPQRIQKILEALANGDEATAKLVQYWLEHPFQPDAVARLRTTAYQKAVVMKYLDNLIAWGDQLFRQDTLESVNQATQLYLLASELLGRRPEEITGRAVPQPQSYRTLIETPTAADPVVAAENLVAAPDGPATPAIRPGVNLRWLNYFCLPRNDKLAGYWDLVEDRLFKIRHCQNIDGVQRQLALFGAPIDPALLARATAAGLDLTAVLDDISAPLPHYRYTPMVAKAKELAAEVRAFGGALLAALEKRDAEALARLRSGHELALLDAAREVRGRQVKEADEALAALEKSKAVADDKKRYYAELRRTPLNTGEKAQSELHRGALKDQDEAADYNLAAALVGWMPDIKVGTPTTMGATWGSSNAMAMLKGQAEAASARASRKGSEGAQQLTLVGYERRAQEWAFQEGQAGIESEQFAGQIAAAEMRQAIAVKELQNHDLQRANTLEADRFMRGKFTNTELYDWMAAQLSTTYFQAYQLAHDTAKRAERSYRHELGVQDSSFVNFGYWDSLHRGLLAGERLAADLNRMDAAYLENNAREFELTKRISLAQLDPSALLALKETGTCYLSLPEALFDLDTPGHYFRRIRSVAVTVPCVAGPYSSVNLTVRLLGSSVRVDPKVPAGAKYARGRSDTRFRDYTGPIQTVVTSTGQDDTGLFETSLRDERFLPFEGAGVIGEWQLSLPSVFRQFDYESITDVVLHVRYTARDGGDNLARPVVDELHDALKTWVHAGGGKGLYRVFSARREFADRWTRFLVPNGAEDPKLTFTLSARRFPHLFAGYPIKVAKPQVVLVLSRDLTADGDLRYVTAYGEADAALPLTLTAPDSRRQDTAKLKADAALKGQPRGAFTGLDGNVHDADQPWTVTLSREQIGALPAVLVRDGLLNPDAVVDLLLVWEYQVDPGPEDSDARTP; encoded by the coding sequence ATGTCTGAAACGGACCGGCAGGGCACGGTCACCGGCACCGTGACCCGGCCCGACGGCTCCGGCGCCGCCGGTGTCACGATCACCGTGTCCGCCCGGTTGCTGCGCACCGAGCGTCCGGTCGGCGAGGCGGTCACCGACGCCTCGGGCCGCTACCGCATCCCCTACACCTCCCTCGCGGGCCCGCCCGACCTCGTGGTCCGTGCGGCCGCCGACGGGTATCCCGGCACGGAGACGGTGCTGGAGAACCCTGGCCCGGCGACGACGGCGGACCTGGTCCTGCCGCCCGACGGCCGCAGCGAGTACGCCACTGTGCTGGCCGACCTCGCCCCGCACCTCGACGGGACGAGCCTCGCCGACCTGAACCGCGGTGACTTCGCCTATCTCGCCCGGGTGACCGGCCGGGACCCCCTTCAGTGCGCTCACCTCACGACCGCCGACGGGCACGCCACCGCGACCGGCCTGTCCGCCGAGGCGTTCTACGGCCTGCTCCGCCAGGGCCTGGGCCCGGGCCTTGCACAACTCGTCGCACGGCCCGAGGCCGACCTTGGCGCCGCCCTCCACGCGGCGGCCGACGCGGGCACCATCGGCCCGGGCCTTGACGCGGACGCGTTCGTGACCGCGCTGCGCGTACAGGAGGCCACGGCGCTCGCCGCCGCCATCGGCGAGGAGTCGCCCGTCACGGCCCTGTTCGCGCTCGCCCTGCCCGAACAGGCCGTCCGCGAGCGGGCGTTCCACACCTGGCTGGGACGCAAGCCGGGCTCGGCCGCCTTCTGGACCGCATTGCGCGCCGACGAACAGACCGCCCCACACGCCGACCGGCTCCGCCTGTCCCTCCGGCTCGGCGCGCTGACGGGCAACAACATTCCCCTCGTACGACTGCTGCTGGACCGCTTCGACGAAGGGCACCTCGGCCACCCGCGGGACCTGGCCCGTATCGACACAGCCGACTGGGCCCGCCTCATCGAGACGGCGGGCGGCCCGCCCCAGCACGTCACTGCCCTCGCGGCGGACACGGGCACCGCCCCCACGACGGATTACGCCGATCTCGTCGCCGCCCTCGCCGCCGAGGCCTACCCCACCGCCCACATCGCCCACGGCCTCGCCACCGAGGACCCCGAGGCGCCCGCCGCCCGGTTCCTCGCCGAGAACCCGCAGTTTGACCTCGTCGCCACCCCGGTCACTACCGTGACCGTGCCCGACGAGAGCGCGCGGGCCGAACTCGGCGGAATCCAGCGCCTGATGAAGCTCTCGCCCCGCTACCCCGCCGTACGGGCCGTGCGGGCGGCGGGATTCGACTCGGCTGCCGCGATCGCCGAGCTGCCCGAGGGCGAGTTCACGGCGCGGCTCACCAGCACCACCGAGGGCATCGACGCCGAGCAGGCGGCGGCGGTGCACGCCCGCGCCCGCTACGTCCACGCGGCGACCGTGAACCTCGTCGCCGACCTGCGCACCGTCGGCCAGTTCAAGGTGCCGTGGCTCGCCGGGCTTCCCTCGGCCCAGGCCCTCGCCGAACAGGTGCCGGGCTGGGATGAGTTGTTCGGCCCGGCCGACTACTGCGCCTGCTCGGACTGCCGTTCGGTCACCGGCCAGGCCGCCTACCTGGTCGACCTGCTGATGTACCTGCGGCGCCTGGACTACGGCGACGGCTCCGTCGCGCGCGAACTGAAGCGCCGCCGCGCCGACCTCTGGGACGTCCAGCTCACCTGCGACAACACCAACCTCCAGCTGCCGTACGTCGATCTGGTCTGCGAAGTCCTCGAGACCGCCGTCGTGCACGGCAGCACCGAGCCAGGCGCCACCGACCGGCAGACCAGCGGCGACCCTGCCCTGCTCAGGGTGCAGCCGCAGCACATCGACCCCGTCGCATACGACCGGCTGCGGACCGCCGTCTACCCGTGGAACCTGCCGTTCGACCTGTGGGGCGAGCAGATCCGGACCTGCCTCGACCACCTCGGGGTGCGGCGTCACCAACTGATGGCGACGCTGCGCCCCGCCGCTGCGGCGAGCACGCCGGTCGCCGTCGAGGCCCTCGGCCTGCCCCCGGTGGCCGGGGCGGTCATCGCGGGCGAGCCGGTGTCACCCGGCCGCACCGTCGCCGAGTTCTACGGCCGCCCGGCCGCCACCCCGGCCGCCGTTCTGCTCAACGATCTGAGCACGGTCCGCAACCTGCTCGACGCCGCCAGCATGCGATACGCCGAACTGCTCGCCGCCCTCGACACCCGGTTCGTCAACCCCGGCACTGCCCTCACCGTCGTCAGCACGGACCCCGCCGACCCGTGCAACACCCGTCTGATGACCGTGCAGGGACTCAGCCTGCCCGCGCTCGACCGGCTGCACCGCTTCACCCGGCTGCGCCGCGCCCTGGACCTGCCCGCCGCCGACCTGGACCTCCTGCTGTACACCGGCCCCGGCCCCGGCCGGCTGGACAGCGCCTTCCTGCGCGGCCTGGTCGCCGTACGCCGCCTGACCGCCCGTCTCGACCTCACCCTCGAACAGGTCGTGTGCTTCTACGACAACCTCCCGACCCACCGCTACGAGACGGCGGACCAACTCCCGCTGTACGACCGGCTGTTCGCCGACCCCTCCGTCGTCACGGCGGAACCCGGCCAAGCCGACCCCTTCGCACTCAACGCCGACCGCACCGAACTCAAGGTGATCGGCAGCCTGGTCGACCCCGTCGTCACCGCCGCCCTGCTCGCCGTACTCGAAATCACCGACGAGGAACTCGCCGAACTGGTCACCGGACGCCGCTCGGTCACCCCCAGCCGGCTGCTCGACCTGGCCAACCTGACCGCGCTGTACCGCACGGTGACCCTTGCCAGGGCCCTTGAACTGCCCGTGCCCGAACTGCTGCGGCTGATCGAGCTGTACGGCAACGGCGGACCGTTCCCCACCGACTTCGACGACTACGACGGCGGCGAACCCGAGCTGCTCTCCGGCCGTCCGGTCCGCCACCCGGCGCCCTGGCCGAGCGTGCCCGGCGGCCCGGACCCGGAGCTCGTGGGCGGCGCGCCCATGGCCAGGCCCGGACACCCCGACGCGCCGCGCACCCCGAGCGCCCCCGTCGACGAACTCGTGCCCGTCACCGAGCAGTTCCTGGACGCCGTGGACGAGCTGCTCGCCCGTGGCTTCACGGTTCCCGAGGTGGACGCGGTCCTCACCGGCAGCGTCCCGGCCCATGACGGCCCGCTGCCCGACGACACGGTGCTCGCGGTCACCCTCACCGGGCTGCGGTCCGCGCTCCAGGCCGTCCACCAGCAGACCGCGCAGACCGCCGACGACAAGGGCGACCTCACCCACAAGGGGCTCGCGCTGCTCGGCTGGGACGCCGCCCTCGTCGACGAGGTGATGACGACCCTGCTCGGCACCGCCGTGTACACGGCCGAGCTGGCCGCCCTGCCCACCGGGGTGGCCCTGCCGCCCGCGATGAAGTTCGAGCCCCCCGAACCGGGCTCGGCCGAGACCGGTCGGCTGCTGATCACCGGACCCATGAGCACCGCCCTGCGTGATCGGCTGGCCAACCGTGCCGTCCCGGCCTTCGCCGCCGCGGTGAAGACCCTCTACCAGGCGCCGAGGGTGTATGTCACCACCCGGATGAAGGCCCTCAGGCTGCCCGTCTACGCCGCGCCCCTGGAGAGTCAGCCCGTCGATCTGAAGCTCCCGGCCGCGCTCGCCGGCAAGGTGTTCTACGACGTCAGCGCCCTGGCCCTGCGCTGCAAGGCGTACCTGTCCGGCGACGAACTCACCGCCCTGCGCGCGGCCTCGGCCGACGACCGCTTCCGTGCCGCCGTCGACGCCCTGGGCATCGCCCAGGAGGCCGACCCGGAGCCCGGCAACGCGTTCCTCGGCGCCGAGGACGCGGCCGCCATGTTCGACGCGGAGAACGTCTCCCCGGCCGCGCGGTTCGCCCGTGTGCTGACCAAACTGAACCCCTATCTGCGGCGCACGCTCAGCGAGATCACGGTGAAGCAGCAGCTGGGGGCCGCCGTCGGGCTCGACCAGGCCTCCGCCGACGTCCTGCTCGGCGGCTGGCTGCGCTCCCCGTCGAAGCCGCTGGCGCTGGAGGACTTCCTCACCTCCCGGTTCGTCGGCAGCGACCCCTCCGTGGTGATCACCCGCGGCGGCTTCCCGGAGCAGTTCACCACGCTGATCCTGCTGCACCGGGTCGCGCTGGTGCTGACCCGGCTGCGTATCACCGCGGAGCAGATTCCCTGGGTGTTCGACTTCGCGGCGAGCTCCGGTTGGCTGGACCTCAACCTGCTGCCGCCCAGGCCCTTCCCCGGCGCCTCCCCGATCTTCGCCCGCTTCGTCCGGCTGCTCGACCTCGCCCGGCTGCGCGACCGCATCCCCGGCGCCGCCCGCACCCTGCGCGCCGTGTTCACCGTGGCCCGCGATCCGCAGGCCACCGTCGACACCGTGCTCGACGAGATCGGCGCCCAGACCCGCTGGGACCGCGCCGACCTCGGCACGCTGTGCGGCCCCGACCTGCTGAACCTGCCCGCCCCGGCCGACTTGCGCGCCGAGACCGGACTGCGTGCCCTGCTCGCCGCGGTCACCCTGCTGCGCAGGACCGGTGTATCGGCCGAGCGGGCCACCGGCTGGCTCGCGCCCGCCCCCACGGCACAGGCCGCGCAGGCCGCCTGGCAGGCCGCCAAGGCCCAGCACCCACTGGCCGACTGGCCCGCAACGGGCGGAGCCCTGCAGGACCGGCTGCGCGAGCGCCGACGTGCCTCGCTGGTCGCCTACTTGACGGCCAACCCGTTCCTCGACCAGAGAGGCCTGCCGTACTGGCACGACTCGGCCACCCTCTTCGACTACTTCCTGCTCGACGTTGAGATGGGCGCCTGCCAGCTGACCACCCGGATCGCTCAGGCCGTCTTCAGCGTCCAGCTCTTCGTCCAGCGCCTGCGGCTCAACCTGGAGTACGTATCGCCCAACCCGTACGGGCCGGACCTGTGGCGCGACTGGGACTGGATGCGGTCCTACCGCCTGTGGGAGGCCAACCAGAAGATCTTCCTCTACCCGGAGAACTACTTCGAACCGGACCTGCGCACCACCAAGTCCCCGTTCTTCACGGAGCTGGAGAACACGCTGCTCCAAAAGGAGCTGACCTCCGAGAACGCGGTCCGCGCGGTGGAACAGTACGTCGCCCAACTCGACAAGGCGTCCCGGATGCGGCCCTGCGGGGTGTACACGGACGTACCGGAGGGCACCGAATCCACCCTGTACGTGTGCGCCCACACCGTCTCCACCCCTCGCGAGTACTACATCCGCTCCTGGACCAGGAAGCGGGAGTGGACCCCCTGGGAGCGCATCGACCTGGACATCGAGTCGGACACCCTGATCCCGGTGGTGTGGAACGGTCGGCTGCACCTGTTCTGGCCCACCTACACGCTCGCCTCCGATCCGGGCGAGGTGAAGATGCCGCAGGGCAACACCGCGATGGGGCAGCCGGAGAGGTACTGGAAGGCACAGCTCAACTGGAGCCGTCGGGTGAACGGGACCTGGGAGGCCAAGAGGAGCACGAAAGGCACCCTCAGGATCGACGCCCCCGAATACAACCGCGATCCCGAATACTTCACCACCCGATACCCGTGGCACCAGAACTTCTGCTTCCGGCCGTTCATCGATCCCCGCAGCGGTGATCTCGTCGTCTTCTGCGTGTCCCGGTTCTGGGGCGAGGGCGACGGCACAGTCAACCTGAACTCGGGATCGTTCCGGTTCAGCCCCGGCCTCGGGGAGACCGTGCTCGACGACATCGCCTTTCACCTCACGCCCTACGAGGAGGCTCCCGCGGTGCCGGTCATCTACCGCACCCCGACCGAGTTCTCGCACAACGAAAAGGTGGAGCTCCCTCACGACATCGAGATGCCCGCGTACGACGGGCACGTCTTCGTCATCGACCCGAGCCGCCGGTTCACCGACCAAGCGAACAATTCCATTCATGTCCTCCGGCAGACGCCCGGAGTTCAGCTCTACCGCATCCTCAACGCGACCCAGATCCCGCTCACCTGGGACCAGTTCGCCGTCTTCTTCTCCGACAGCGAGCGCTGCTTCCTGATCGAGGGGCATCCGAACGCCCTGCCCATGCTGCGCGACGAACTGGCGCCCGGACGGGAGTTCAACCGCCCCGCACTCACCGCGGGGAGCGAACTGGTCGCCCTAGCACAGTCGGGGAACTTCTCCCGGGAGCTGTCGCCGCCCGACGGCGCCCCAGCCCCCAGCGCCCTCGGCACCGCGGCCGACCCGGTTGCGCTCGCCGCCTCCGGGACCGTCTCCTTCCAGCGGTTCTACCACCCGCGGATGCGCTACTTCGCGCAGGTCCTCGCGGCGAGCGGGCCGGACGCGCTGTACGAACGTGACCTCCAGATCTGGCCCGGCGGGTTCGACTTCAGGGAGTGGTACGACGCGAACACGGACAACGTCGTCGGGCCGTACCCGGGCGAGCCCGTCGAGTTCGCGCTCACCGACGCCTACGGCGACTACAACTGGGAGCTGTTCTTCCACGTGCCGCTGCTGATCGCCCAGCGGCTCTCCGCCAACCAGCGGTTCGAGGAGGCACAGCAGTGGTTCCACTACATTTTCGACCCCTCCAACCGGGAGAACTACTATCCCCGCCCGCAACGGTTCTGGATCACCAAACCGTTCCATGAGGCCAACGACGACACCTACATCCCGCAGCGCATCCAGAAGATCCTGGAGGCTCTCGCGAACGGTGACGAGGCGACCGCGAAGCTGGTCCAGTACTGGCTGGAGCATCCGTTCCAGCCGGATGCGGTCGCCCGGTTGCGGACGACGGCCTACCAGAAGGCCGTTGTCATGAAGTACCTGGACAACCTGATCGCCTGGGGCGACCAGCTGTTCCGGCAGGACACCCTGGAGTCGGTCAACCAGGCCACCCAGCTCTACCTCCTCGCCTCCGAACTCCTCGGCAGGCGCCCGGAGGAGATCACCGGCCGAGCCGTGCCCCAGCCGCAGAGCTACCGGACCCTGATCGAGACCCCCACGGCCGCGGACCCGGTCGTCGCCGCGGAGAACCTCGTCGCCGCACCGGACGGACCCGCCACGCCCGCCATCCGCCCCGGCGTCAACCTGCGCTGGCTGAACTACTTCTGCCTGCCGCGCAACGACAAACTGGCGGGCTACTGGGACCTCGTCGAGGACCGCCTGTTCAAGATCCGGCACTGCCAGAACATCGACGGCGTCCAGCGGCAGCTCGCTCTGTTCGGAGCGCCCATCGACCCGGCGCTGCTGGCCCGCGCCACGGCGGCAGGGCTCGACCTGACCGCCGTACTCGACGACATCAGTGCGCCCCTGCCGCACTACCGCTACACGCCCATGGTGGCCAAGGCCAAGGAACTCGCCGCCGAGGTACGGGCGTTCGGCGGGGCGCTGCTGGCAGCGCTGGAGAAGCGGGACGCGGAGGCTCTGGCCCGGCTGCGCTCCGGTCACGAACTGGCGCTGCTGGACGCGGCCCGCGAGGTCCGGGGCCGGCAGGTCAAGGAGGCCGACGAGGCGCTCGCCGCGCTGGAGAAGTCCAAGGCCGTGGCCGACGACAAGAAGCGCTACTACGCGGAACTGCGGCGCACCCCGCTCAACACGGGGGAGAAGGCCCAGAGCGAACTGCACAGGGGCGCGCTCAAGGACCAGGACGAGGCCGCCGACTACAACTTGGCCGCCGCCCTGGTCGGCTGGATGCCCGACATCAAGGTGGGCACCCCGACCACCATGGGCGCGACCTGGGGCAGCAGCAACGCCATGGCCATGCTCAAGGGCCAGGCGGAGGCGGCCTCGGCCCGCGCCTCCCGCAAGGGCAGCGAGGGAGCTCAGCAGCTCACTCTCGTCGGCTACGAGCGGCGCGCGCAGGAGTGGGCCTTCCAGGAGGGCCAGGCGGGCATCGAGAGCGAGCAGTTCGCGGGGCAGATCGCCGCTGCCGAGATGCGCCAGGCCATCGCCGTCAAGGAGCTGCAGAACCACGACCTGCAGCGGGCGAACACCCTGGAGGCCGACCGCTTCATGCGGGGCAAGTTCACCAACACCGAGCTCTACGACTGGATGGCCGCACAGCTGTCCACGACCTACTTCCAGGCCTACCAGCTGGCCCACGACACGGCCAAGCGTGCCGAGCGGTCCTACCGTCACGAACTAGGCGTCCAGGACTCGTCGTTCGTCAACTTCGGCTACTGGGACAGCCTCCACCGGGGACTGCTGGCCGGGGAGCGGCTCGCCGCCGACCTCAACCGCATGGACGCGGCGTACCTGGAGAACAACGCCCGCGAGTTCGAACTCACGAAGCGGATCTCGCTGGCCCAGCTCGACCCGTCCGCGCTGCTCGCGCTGAAGGAGACCGGTACCTGCTATCTTTCCCTGCCCGAGGCGTTGTTCGACCTGGACACACCCGGCCACTACTTCCGGCGGATCAGAAGTGTGGCGGTCACTGTGCCGTGTGTGGCGGGCCCGTACTCCTCGGTCAACCTCACGGTACGGCTGCTCGGCAGCAGCGTGCGGGTGGATCCCAAGGTGCCCGCGGGAGCCAAGTATGCGCGGGGCAGGTCGGACACCCGGTTCCGCGACTACACCGGCCCGATCCAGACCGTCGTCACCAGCACCGGACAGGACGACACCGGACTGTTCGAAACCAGCCTGCGCGACGAGCGGTTCCTGCCGTTCGAGGGCGCCGGGGTGATCGGCGAGTGGCAGCTGTCCCTGCCGTCCGTCTTCCGCCAGTTCGACTACGAGTCCATCACCGACGTGGTCCTCCATGTGCGCTACACGGCCCGTGACGGCGGCGACAACCTCGCCCGGCCGGTGGTCGACGAACTCCACGACGCCCTCAAGACCTGGGTGCACGCCGGGGGCGGCAAGGGGCTCTACCGGGTGTTCAGCGCGCGCCGGGAGTTCGCCGACCGGTGGACCCGGTTCCTGGTGCCCAACGGCGCCGAGGACCCCAAGCTCACCTTCACCCTGAGCGCCCGCCGCTTCCCTCACCTGTTCGCCGGCTACCCCATCAAGGTCGCCAAACCCCAGGTGGTGCTGGTCCTTTCGCGGGACCTCACCGCGGACGGAGACCTGCGCTACGTCACCGCTTACGGGGAGGCCGATGCGGCGCTGCCTCTCACCCTCACCGCACCGGACAGCCGCCGGCAGGACACGGCGAAACTGAAAGCCGACGCGGCCCTGAAGGGCCAGCCGCGCGGTGCCTTCACCGGCCTGGACGGAAACGTCCACGACGCGGACCAGCCCTGGACCGTCACCCTGTCCCGCGAGCAGATCGGCGCCCTGCCCGCCGTCCTCGTCCGCGACGGCCTGCTGAACCCAGACGCGGTGGTGGACCTGTTGCTGGTCTGGGAGTACCAGGTGGACCCCGGGCCTGAGGACTCCGATGCCCGCACGCCGTAG